The following are encoded together in the Patescibacteria group bacterium genome:
- a CDS encoding glycosyltransferase family 1 protein, with protein MLIGIDASRANRKFKGGTEWYSYYLIRELAKIDSKNQYILYSDKPLTGGLADLTDENYSAKPGKIDGYGWQEIKSPNCNFRVKILNWPFTFFWTQIRLSYEMLMHRADVLFIPAHTLPVIHPKKSIVTIHDIGFERQAKLYSSDKIGPASGLISGVFNFLVRLFTLGKFHSNVIDYHSWSTKFALKHAKTIIAVSEFTKKEMVEFYQADAEKIKVVYNGFNGALYRPIQDAEKIKQVLNKYDIKAPYIFYAGRLEKKKNTANLVGAYAIMRQKFSQIKPKLVLVGRADSGYDEIKYVINEYDLEDNVIMTGWVPEADMPYIYNGAALFVFPSLYEGFGIPLLQAMVCGTPVAASNIASIREVVKDSALLFNPGDKDDMAQKMAKILLDRELADQLISNGFIRVKDFSLAKCARETLALLEKI; from the coding sequence ATGCTTATCGGCATTGACGCCTCAAGGGCGAATAGAAAATTTAAAGGCGGTACGGAGTGGTATTCTTATTATTTGATAAGAGAGCTGGCTAAAATTGATTCAAAAAATCAATATATTTTATATAGTGATAAGCCTTTAACCGGCGGCTTAGCTGATTTAACCGATGAAAATTATTCGGCTAAGCCGGGTAAAATAGACGGCTACGGCTGGCAAGAAATTAAAAGTCCAAATTGTAATTTCCGCGTTAAAATTTTAAACTGGCCTTTTACTTTTTTTTGGACGCAAATTCGCTTGTCTTATGAAATGTTAATGCATCGGGCAGACGTACTTTTCATACCGGCTCACACTCTGCCGGTTATTCATCCGAAAAAATCAATCGTTACTATCCATGACATAGGTTTTGAGCGCCAGGCCAAACTTTACAGTTCGGATAAAATCGGCCCGGCCAGCGGCTTAATTTCCGGAGTTTTCAATTTTTTAGTCAGGTTGTTTACTTTAGGCAAGTTTCATTCAAATGTTATTGATTATCATAGCTGGTCAACGAAATTCGCGCTCAAGCACGCCAAAACAATTATCGCGGTGTCTGAATTTACTAAAAAAGAAATGGTGGAATTTTATCAAGCTGACGCGGAAAAAATTAAAGTGGTTTATAACGGCTTTAACGGCGCGCTTTATCGCCCGATTCAGGACGCGGAAAAAATAAAACAAGTTTTAAATAAATATGACATTAAAGCCCCTTATATTTTTTATGCCGGCCGCTTGGAAAAAAAGAAAAATACCGCTAATCTGGTCGGCGCTTATGCCATCATGAGGCAAAAATTCAGCCAGATAAAGCCTAAGTTGGTTTTAGTAGGCAGAGCCGACTCCGGCTATGATGAAATTAAATATGTCATAAACGAATATGATCTTGAAGATAACGTAATTATGACCGGCTGGGTGCCGGAAGCCGATATGCCTTATATTTATAACGGCGCCGCTTTATTTGTTTTTCCTTCGCTCTATGAAGGGTTTGGCATACCTTTGCTCCAGGCCATGGTTTGCGGCACGCCGGTCGCGGCTTCCAATATCGCTTCCATAAGGGAAGTTGTTAAAGATTCAGCTTTGCTTTTCAACCCGGGGGATAAGGATGATATGGCGCAAAAAATGGCGAAAATATTATTGGACAGAGAATTGGCCGATCAATTAATCTCTAACGGTTTTATCAGAGTAAAAGACTTTAGCCTGGCTAAATGCGCCCGGGAAACATTGGCGCTTTTGGAAAAAATTTAG